One Falco peregrinus isolate bFalPer1 chromosome 6, bFalPer1.pri, whole genome shotgun sequence DNA segment encodes these proteins:
- the LOC129784718 gene encoding translation initiation factor IF-2-like isoform X1, whose amino-acid sequence MVGPGGAGPNSAAPQRDPSPPGSAARPEWKARRGRSACRDGAGGPPPPAGVAPRLRAAASGGSRGAPDVAAGLGGSSGGARRRVDVCALVRLAGREALAAAGAELGRAVARAVSPVGTPGSRRGERELEPGAQPHGFLGRVIGEKTVASSRPSTPLRAQHHGQSRRICLF is encoded by the exons ATGGTGGGGCCCGGGGGCGCTGGGCCGAATAGCGCCGCGCCGCAGCGGGACCCCAGTCCGCCCGGCTCTGCGGCGAGGCCGGAGTGGAAGGCGCGGCGAGGCCGCAGTGCCTGccgggatggggctgggggaccGCCGCCCCCTGCGGGTGTAGCGCCGCGCCTGCGCGCTGCGGCCAGCGGCGGGAGCCGGGGCGCGCCGGACGTGGCGGCGGGGCTAGGCGGGAGCAGCGGGGGCGCCCGGCGGCGCGTAGATGTGTGCGCGCTGGTCAGGCTTGCAGGCCGGGAAGCGCTGGCAGCCGCCGGGGCGGAGTTGGGGCGCGCTGTGGCCCGGGCGGTGTCGCCCGTGGGAACGCCTGGGAGCCGCCGCGGGGAGAGGGAGCTGGAACCGGGGGCGCAACCCCATGGCTTCCTGGGAAGG GTTATAGGGGAGAAGACAGTAGCCTCGAGCCGTCCTTCCACACCCCTAAG
- the LOC129784718 gene encoding collagen alpha-1(I) chain-like isoform X2, translating to MVGPGGAGPNSAAPQRDPSPPGSAARPEWKARRGRSACRDGAGGPPPPAGVAPRLRAAASGGSRGAPDVAAGLGGSSGGARRRVDVCALVRLAGREALAAAGAELGRAVARAVSPVGTPGSRRGERELEPGAQPHGFLGRPQDSWASG from the coding sequence ATGGTGGGGCCCGGGGGCGCTGGGCCGAATAGCGCCGCGCCGCAGCGGGACCCCAGTCCGCCCGGCTCTGCGGCGAGGCCGGAGTGGAAGGCGCGGCGAGGCCGCAGTGCCTGccgggatggggctgggggaccGCCGCCCCCTGCGGGTGTAGCGCCGCGCCTGCGCGCTGCGGCCAGCGGCGGGAGCCGGGGCGCGCCGGACGTGGCGGCGGGGCTAGGCGGGAGCAGCGGGGGCGCCCGGCGGCGCGTAGATGTGTGCGCGCTGGTCAGGCTTGCAGGCCGGGAAGCGCTGGCAGCCGCCGGGGCGGAGTTGGGGCGCGCTGTGGCCCGGGCGGTGTCGCCCGTGGGAACGCCTGGGAGCCGCCGCGGGGAGAGGGAGCTGGAACCGGGGGCGCAACCCCATGGCTTCCTGGGAAGG
- the CBLL1 gene encoding E3 ubiquitin-protein ligase Hakai isoform X1, which translates to MDHNDNDLQGTNSSGSLGGLDVRRRIPIKLISKQANKTKPAPRTARTMNRMPSKTQVGDEEEFEYNKEERYECKGGEMFGNQRRFPGPIFWDYKINLLGEKDDTPVHFCDKCGLPIKMYGRMIPCKHVFCYDCAILHEKKGDKMCPGCNEPVQRIEQCVRGSLFMCSIVQGCKRTYLSQRDLQAHINHRHMRAGKPVTRPPIEPVHPPIAPPPAEIPERFIMPPEKHHMSHIPPKQHIMMPPPPLQHVPHEHYNQPHEDIRAPPAEMSMAPPPPRPVSQDTFRISTRKHSNLITVPIQDDSNSGAREPPPPAPAPAHHHPEYQGQPVVSHPHHIMPPQQHYAPPPPPPPPISHPLQHPPQAAGTPHMVYSQAPPPPMTSAPPPITPPPGHIIAQMPPYMNHPPPGPPPPQHGGPPVNVNAPPPHHYNPNSLPQFSEDQGTLSPPFTQPGGMSPGIWPAPRGPPPPPRMQGPPAQAPLPGPHHPDQARYRPYYQ; encoded by the exons ATGGACCACAATG aCAATGATTTGCAAGGAACAAATAGTTCAGGATCATTGGGTGGTCTTGATGTTCGTAGAAGAATCCCTATAAAGCTGATCTCAAAACAGGCcaataaaaccaaacctgcaCCTCGAACTGCAAGAACTATGAACAGAATGCCTTCAAAGACACAAGTTGGTGATGAAg AAGAATTTGAATATAACAAAGAGGAGCGATACGAGTGCAAAGGAGGTGAAATGTTTGGCAATCAAAGGAGGTTCCCTGGACCCATCTTTTGGGACTATAAG ATAAACTTGCTGGGGGAAAAGGACGATACACCGGTCCATTTCTGTGATAAGTGTGGATTGCCCATCAAAATGTATGGACGTATG ATACCTTGCAAGCATGTTTTCTGCTATGACTGTGCTATACTACATGAGAAGAAGGGAGACAAGATGTGTCCGGG CTGTAACGAACCCGTGCAGCGAATTGAGCAGTGTGTACGAGGGTCTCTCTTCATGTGTAGCATTGTTCAAGGCTGCAAGAGAACTTACCTGTCACAGAGGGACTTACAAGCTCACATCAACCACCGTCATATGAGAGCTGGAAAGCCTGTTACTCGTCCTCCAATCGAACCTGTACATCCTCCTATTGCCCCACCGCCTGCAGAAATTCCTGAGCGTTTCATAATGCCACCTGAGAAACATCATATGAGCCACATTCCGCCAAAGCAGCACATCATGATGCCACCACCTCCTTTACAGCACGTGCCACATGAGCATTATAACCAGCCACATGAAGACATTCGTGCGCCTCCTGCTGAGATGTCAATggctccaccaccacctcgCCCGGTCAGTCAGGACACCTTCCGCATCTcaacaagaaaacacagcaacttAATAACCGTCCCTATTCAGGATGATTCGAATTCAGGTGCTCGAGAACCACCTCCACCAGCCCCTGCACCTGCTCATCATCATCCTGAATATCAGGGTCAACCAGTGGTATCGCACCCTCATCATATTATGCCTCCACAGCAACACTatgcacccccacccccaccacctccaccaATAAGCCATCCGCTGCAGCatcctccccaggcagcaggtACTCCTCACATGGTATATAGCCAAGCGCCTCCACCACCAATgacctctgctcctcctccaaTAACCCCACCACCTGGACATATAATTGCCCAGATGCCACCATATATGAATCATCCTCCTCCAGGACCTCCCCCTCCGCAGCACGGAGGCCCACCCGTAAATGTAAATGCACCCCCTCCCCATCACTATAATCCTAACTCTTTGCCACAGTTCAGTGAAGATCAAGGAACTCTTAGTCCCCCTTTCACACAGCCTGGGGGAATGAGTCCAGGGATATGGCCAGCTCCAAGGGGGCCACCGCCACCTCCAAGGATGCAAGGGCCTCCTGCTCAGGCCCCACTTCCTGGACCACACCACCCTGATCAAGCCAGATACAGACCCTATTACCAATGA
- the CBLL1 gene encoding E3 ubiquitin-protein ligase Hakai isoform X2 encodes MDHNDNDLQGTNSSGSLGGLDVRRRIPIKLISKQANKTKPAPRTARTMNRMPSKTQVGDEEFEYNKEERYECKGGEMFGNQRRFPGPIFWDYKINLLGEKDDTPVHFCDKCGLPIKMYGRMIPCKHVFCYDCAILHEKKGDKMCPGCNEPVQRIEQCVRGSLFMCSIVQGCKRTYLSQRDLQAHINHRHMRAGKPVTRPPIEPVHPPIAPPPAEIPERFIMPPEKHHMSHIPPKQHIMMPPPPLQHVPHEHYNQPHEDIRAPPAEMSMAPPPPRPVSQDTFRISTRKHSNLITVPIQDDSNSGAREPPPPAPAPAHHHPEYQGQPVVSHPHHIMPPQQHYAPPPPPPPPISHPLQHPPQAAGTPHMVYSQAPPPPMTSAPPPITPPPGHIIAQMPPYMNHPPPGPPPPQHGGPPVNVNAPPPHHYNPNSLPQFSEDQGTLSPPFTQPGGMSPGIWPAPRGPPPPPRMQGPPAQAPLPGPHHPDQARYRPYYQ; translated from the exons ATGGACCACAATG aCAATGATTTGCAAGGAACAAATAGTTCAGGATCATTGGGTGGTCTTGATGTTCGTAGAAGAATCCCTATAAAGCTGATCTCAAAACAGGCcaataaaaccaaacctgcaCCTCGAACTGCAAGAACTATGAACAGAATGCCTTCAAAGACACAAGTTGGTGATGAAg AATTTGAATATAACAAAGAGGAGCGATACGAGTGCAAAGGAGGTGAAATGTTTGGCAATCAAAGGAGGTTCCCTGGACCCATCTTTTGGGACTATAAG ATAAACTTGCTGGGGGAAAAGGACGATACACCGGTCCATTTCTGTGATAAGTGTGGATTGCCCATCAAAATGTATGGACGTATG ATACCTTGCAAGCATGTTTTCTGCTATGACTGTGCTATACTACATGAGAAGAAGGGAGACAAGATGTGTCCGGG CTGTAACGAACCCGTGCAGCGAATTGAGCAGTGTGTACGAGGGTCTCTCTTCATGTGTAGCATTGTTCAAGGCTGCAAGAGAACTTACCTGTCACAGAGGGACTTACAAGCTCACATCAACCACCGTCATATGAGAGCTGGAAAGCCTGTTACTCGTCCTCCAATCGAACCTGTACATCCTCCTATTGCCCCACCGCCTGCAGAAATTCCTGAGCGTTTCATAATGCCACCTGAGAAACATCATATGAGCCACATTCCGCCAAAGCAGCACATCATGATGCCACCACCTCCTTTACAGCACGTGCCACATGAGCATTATAACCAGCCACATGAAGACATTCGTGCGCCTCCTGCTGAGATGTCAATggctccaccaccacctcgCCCGGTCAGTCAGGACACCTTCCGCATCTcaacaagaaaacacagcaacttAATAACCGTCCCTATTCAGGATGATTCGAATTCAGGTGCTCGAGAACCACCTCCACCAGCCCCTGCACCTGCTCATCATCATCCTGAATATCAGGGTCAACCAGTGGTATCGCACCCTCATCATATTATGCCTCCACAGCAACACTatgcacccccacccccaccacctccaccaATAAGCCATCCGCTGCAGCatcctccccaggcagcaggtACTCCTCACATGGTATATAGCCAAGCGCCTCCACCACCAATgacctctgctcctcctccaaTAACCCCACCACCTGGACATATAATTGCCCAGATGCCACCATATATGAATCATCCTCCTCCAGGACCTCCCCCTCCGCAGCACGGAGGCCCACCCGTAAATGTAAATGCACCCCCTCCCCATCACTATAATCCTAACTCTTTGCCACAGTTCAGTGAAGATCAAGGAACTCTTAGTCCCCCTTTCACACAGCCTGGGGGAATGAGTCCAGGGATATGGCCAGCTCCAAGGGGGCCACCGCCACCTCCAAGGATGCAAGGGCCTCCTGCTCAGGCCCCACTTCCTGGACCACACCACCCTGATCAAGCCAGATACAGACCCTATTACCAATGA
- the CBLL1 gene encoding E3 ubiquitin-protein ligase Hakai isoform X3, translating into MNRMPSKTQVGDEEEFEYNKEERYECKGGEMFGNQRRFPGPIFWDYKINLLGEKDDTPVHFCDKCGLPIKMYGRMIPCKHVFCYDCAILHEKKGDKMCPGCNEPVQRIEQCVRGSLFMCSIVQGCKRTYLSQRDLQAHINHRHMRAGKPVTRPPIEPVHPPIAPPPAEIPERFIMPPEKHHMSHIPPKQHIMMPPPPLQHVPHEHYNQPHEDIRAPPAEMSMAPPPPRPVSQDTFRISTRKHSNLITVPIQDDSNSGAREPPPPAPAPAHHHPEYQGQPVVSHPHHIMPPQQHYAPPPPPPPPISHPLQHPPQAAGTPHMVYSQAPPPPMTSAPPPITPPPGHIIAQMPPYMNHPPPGPPPPQHGGPPVNVNAPPPHHYNPNSLPQFSEDQGTLSPPFTQPGGMSPGIWPAPRGPPPPPRMQGPPAQAPLPGPHHPDQARYRPYYQ; encoded by the exons ATGAACAGAATGCCTTCAAAGACACAAGTTGGTGATGAAg AAGAATTTGAATATAACAAAGAGGAGCGATACGAGTGCAAAGGAGGTGAAATGTTTGGCAATCAAAGGAGGTTCCCTGGACCCATCTTTTGGGACTATAAG ATAAACTTGCTGGGGGAAAAGGACGATACACCGGTCCATTTCTGTGATAAGTGTGGATTGCCCATCAAAATGTATGGACGTATG ATACCTTGCAAGCATGTTTTCTGCTATGACTGTGCTATACTACATGAGAAGAAGGGAGACAAGATGTGTCCGGG CTGTAACGAACCCGTGCAGCGAATTGAGCAGTGTGTACGAGGGTCTCTCTTCATGTGTAGCATTGTTCAAGGCTGCAAGAGAACTTACCTGTCACAGAGGGACTTACAAGCTCACATCAACCACCGTCATATGAGAGCTGGAAAGCCTGTTACTCGTCCTCCAATCGAACCTGTACATCCTCCTATTGCCCCACCGCCTGCAGAAATTCCTGAGCGTTTCATAATGCCACCTGAGAAACATCATATGAGCCACATTCCGCCAAAGCAGCACATCATGATGCCACCACCTCCTTTACAGCACGTGCCACATGAGCATTATAACCAGCCACATGAAGACATTCGTGCGCCTCCTGCTGAGATGTCAATggctccaccaccacctcgCCCGGTCAGTCAGGACACCTTCCGCATCTcaacaagaaaacacagcaacttAATAACCGTCCCTATTCAGGATGATTCGAATTCAGGTGCTCGAGAACCACCTCCACCAGCCCCTGCACCTGCTCATCATCATCCTGAATATCAGGGTCAACCAGTGGTATCGCACCCTCATCATATTATGCCTCCACAGCAACACTatgcacccccacccccaccacctccaccaATAAGCCATCCGCTGCAGCatcctccccaggcagcaggtACTCCTCACATGGTATATAGCCAAGCGCCTCCACCACCAATgacctctgctcctcctccaaTAACCCCACCACCTGGACATATAATTGCCCAGATGCCACCATATATGAATCATCCTCCTCCAGGACCTCCCCCTCCGCAGCACGGAGGCCCACCCGTAAATGTAAATGCACCCCCTCCCCATCACTATAATCCTAACTCTTTGCCACAGTTCAGTGAAGATCAAGGAACTCTTAGTCCCCCTTTCACACAGCCTGGGGGAATGAGTCCAGGGATATGGCCAGCTCCAAGGGGGCCACCGCCACCTCCAAGGATGCAAGGGCCTCCTGCTCAGGCCCCACTTCCTGGACCACACCACCCTGATCAAGCCAGATACAGACCCTATTACCAATGA
- the CBLL1 gene encoding E3 ubiquitin-protein ligase Hakai isoform X4 — protein MFGNQRRFPGPIFWDYKINLLGEKDDTPVHFCDKCGLPIKMYGRMIPCKHVFCYDCAILHEKKGDKMCPGCNEPVQRIEQCVRGSLFMCSIVQGCKRTYLSQRDLQAHINHRHMRAGKPVTRPPIEPVHPPIAPPPAEIPERFIMPPEKHHMSHIPPKQHIMMPPPPLQHVPHEHYNQPHEDIRAPPAEMSMAPPPPRPVSQDTFRISTRKHSNLITVPIQDDSNSGAREPPPPAPAPAHHHPEYQGQPVVSHPHHIMPPQQHYAPPPPPPPPISHPLQHPPQAAGTPHMVYSQAPPPPMTSAPPPITPPPGHIIAQMPPYMNHPPPGPPPPQHGGPPVNVNAPPPHHYNPNSLPQFSEDQGTLSPPFTQPGGMSPGIWPAPRGPPPPPRMQGPPAQAPLPGPHHPDQARYRPYYQ, from the exons ATGTTTGGCAATCAAAGGAGGTTCCCTGGACCCATCTTTTGGGACTATAAG ATAAACTTGCTGGGGGAAAAGGACGATACACCGGTCCATTTCTGTGATAAGTGTGGATTGCCCATCAAAATGTATGGACGTATG ATACCTTGCAAGCATGTTTTCTGCTATGACTGTGCTATACTACATGAGAAGAAGGGAGACAAGATGTGTCCGGG CTGTAACGAACCCGTGCAGCGAATTGAGCAGTGTGTACGAGGGTCTCTCTTCATGTGTAGCATTGTTCAAGGCTGCAAGAGAACTTACCTGTCACAGAGGGACTTACAAGCTCACATCAACCACCGTCATATGAGAGCTGGAAAGCCTGTTACTCGTCCTCCAATCGAACCTGTACATCCTCCTATTGCCCCACCGCCTGCAGAAATTCCTGAGCGTTTCATAATGCCACCTGAGAAACATCATATGAGCCACATTCCGCCAAAGCAGCACATCATGATGCCACCACCTCCTTTACAGCACGTGCCACATGAGCATTATAACCAGCCACATGAAGACATTCGTGCGCCTCCTGCTGAGATGTCAATggctccaccaccacctcgCCCGGTCAGTCAGGACACCTTCCGCATCTcaacaagaaaacacagcaacttAATAACCGTCCCTATTCAGGATGATTCGAATTCAGGTGCTCGAGAACCACCTCCACCAGCCCCTGCACCTGCTCATCATCATCCTGAATATCAGGGTCAACCAGTGGTATCGCACCCTCATCATATTATGCCTCCACAGCAACACTatgcacccccacccccaccacctccaccaATAAGCCATCCGCTGCAGCatcctccccaggcagcaggtACTCCTCACATGGTATATAGCCAAGCGCCTCCACCACCAATgacctctgctcctcctccaaTAACCCCACCACCTGGACATATAATTGCCCAGATGCCACCATATATGAATCATCCTCCTCCAGGACCTCCCCCTCCGCAGCACGGAGGCCCACCCGTAAATGTAAATGCACCCCCTCCCCATCACTATAATCCTAACTCTTTGCCACAGTTCAGTGAAGATCAAGGAACTCTTAGTCCCCCTTTCACACAGCCTGGGGGAATGAGTCCAGGGATATGGCCAGCTCCAAGGGGGCCACCGCCACCTCCAAGGATGCAAGGGCCTCCTGCTCAGGCCCCACTTCCTGGACCACACCACCCTGATCAAGCCAGATACAGACCCTATTACCAATGA